From one Perca flavescens isolate YP-PL-M2 chromosome 19, PFLA_1.0, whole genome shotgun sequence genomic stretch:
- the LOC114545434 gene encoding uncharacterized protein LOC114545434, producing MEDETVQSLLSELDGGRELHITCLTGRDSAVWCEHNSAQFSLLQSPVHIALVTALLCLISVCVSEFHTVELQPAEQVTLMCSNFSSFTGFRLDSRPHISCISSMWSSDSNTSLYDGFQNGKFNMTSNTTTLFLNITHVDLAESGLYFCGFYSDGKPVIVTATYLKVQEEFDGITSLTTVIFLGLILFLVPVVIGLVVKIRKFHTGTCVFVLVVNAKLCVRTI from the exons ATGGAGGACGAGACTGTCCAGAGTCTCCTGTCAGAGttagatggagggagagagctACACATCACTTGtctgacaggaagagacagCGCAGTGTGGTGTGAACATAACTCAG CACAGTTCAGTCTGCTGCAGTCTCCTGTACACATCGCCTTGGTAACAGCTTTACTCT GTTtgatctctgtctgtgtttctgagtTCCACACTGTGGAGCTCCAGCCTGCTGAACAAGTCACACTGATGTGCTCCAACTTCAGCAGCTTTACCGGGTTCAGACTGGACAGCAGACCCCACATCAGCTGTATCTCCTCCATGTGGAGCTCTGATTCAAATACTTCACTCTACGATGGATttcaaaatggaaaatttaacATGACATCCAACACCACTACCCTCTTCCTCAACATCACCCATGTGGATTTAGCTGAGTCTGGACTTTATTTCTGTGGATTTTACTCAGATGGAAAGCCAGTAATTGTCACTGCAACATATCTAAAAGTTCAag AAGAGTTTGATGGAATAACGAGCCTGACCACTGTGATCTTCCTTGGTCTGATTCTTTTCCTCGTTCCAGTCGTCATTGGTCTGGTTGTTAAAATCAGGAAATTTCATACAGgtacttgtgtttttgtgttagttgtAAATGCAAAACTTTGTGTTAGAACAATTTAG
- the LOC114574006 gene encoding uncharacterized protein LOC114574006 has translation MKRSLITALILCSISWISVSGSESHTETVEGRPGGEVTLTCSNPSNQDATTLWLRVVNRTKASWNSTITRSKGTPLYSDGIQNGRFNMITTFFTLFLQIKHVDVSDSGLYLCGFFIEGRYNFSAIHLNVNGSDDSHDDADRKSESSDESHDDDRKSEKSDGTAKLMSLILGALTVLLLMVNIGLVVTIRKLQKAANEEQNPQQPENQASEELNYAAVAFRPKTRKTREVEPNVVYASTR, from the exons ATGAAACGGAGCCTGATAACAGCTTTAATTCTCTGCAGCATCA gCTGGATCTCTGTCTCAGGTTCTGAGTCTCACACGGAGACTGTGGAGGGTCGGCCGGGTGGAGAAGTCACACTCACGTGCTCTAACCCGTCCAACCAAGACGCTACAACACTCTGGTTGAGAGTGGTCAACAGAACCAAGGCCAGCTGGAACTCCACAATAACCAGGTCTAAAGGAACACCTTTATACAGTGATGGAATTCAAAATGGAAGATTCAACATGATTACCACCTTCTTCACTCTCTTTCTCCAAATCAAACATGTGGATGTATCTGACTCTGGACTGTATTTATGTGGATTTTTCATTGAAGGACGTTATAATTTCAGCGCAATACACTTAAATGTTAATG GCAGTGATGATTCTCATGATGACGCTGACAGGAAGTCTGAAA gcAGCGATGAATCTCATGATGACGACAGGAAGTCTGAAA AGTCTGATGGAACAGCAAAGCTGATGAGTTTGATCCTGGGAGCTCTGACTGTTCTCCTCTTAATGGTCAACATTGGTCTGGTTGTTACAATCAGGAAACTTCAGAAAG CTGCCAATGAAGAACAGAATCCACAACAGCCTGAG AACCAGGCCTCTGAAGAGCTGAACTACGCAGCTGTGGCTTTCCGtccaaaaacaagaaaaacaagagaAGTGGAGCCCAATGTTGTGTATGCTTCTACTAGATAG